Proteins from a single region of Lujinxingia litoralis:
- a CDS encoding cation:proton antiporter translates to MRHLLTLFIVVALLVVGSMLPGTLGGPWLPAEELVAIGLMLLLAYVAGELLRRLGLPALLGYIGTGIVLGSGLAELWPGFEPLTLITPEVITDLGGVQILVVGLIGMLAGGKVRLSELGAQGRLVARVTGAVLVTVIPLTTLAALLALEVFPDALALLATEPRATRVMIALFFGVLAFGLSPSTTIALIQDLRARGPLSTATLSVVIVGEFLLFGLFAVLLAGARVAVVPGPLTTGGLAGVLPRLGLELVLSLGLGIALGVAVASWVRLVRREVLIFMILAIFLTYLGALRLEAEPTLVFLVAGFFVQNATAGGRAMVRALEQVALPVFVVYFATVAAGFDLQAALSYLPLVLVLIAARLGALMLATRRACARAIDTRPGLAYMPGALLAQDAVVLVLAGVVAVNFPPWGPTFQSVIMATVIVYLTVGPIALKVALDRAGETRPARGLREERVLGLEEFELLEPIELVECLPPPEFDDAWLRGHIDDLRRALLDRAEATFQGPVRAQRDGLIDALIEFEAVVDHLLQDLQRWQQSIDDPPGELASEHALEALRGVQRAHGERVHQVYERVLSVEGTPLNARALEGFFDALHAMEDRQSLYRIERERELEVVRPTDGRVLRVVKAGRRVRRKIFGAGYRTVPVGRLWRYYVELSLPVQLLEVTPAVAGQYEALWRAIWAHLRSVDTFLEDLARGLEPAESDTEAPQTRASETSAHALNLFEEVFAERHAELAHQTRRCAEVSLKGFGQSLAHVYGAFVQGAARAGTSELPALRYRPSSRFDAARRATVRLRERLRRLETITRGYRAWVRLDHHVSSFVQWSQGYRVRAERAARRALGGGWHAQLERLEEALEESRDQALKTEDAASSVSWEEHYTRELRPPLLGARRAQEHLLARARQGRDTRELSELVEARIERLPVSLAVLSADPQRTLAANAPHYELPLRHWISSQVGREVALRVVDFNERAARCIEARQVALAGVEQLLEFHLVTSRRAASGPTLTGAPGPGASAASPGPAEAGRQGVERALRALTKAREQAERDEQELIRWFLVEWDRLIDRALSPIEERRLTEMQRELARQGAASFVARGESLASELLAPALRWYRVLRARVGQGAHELRDEWNRLLGAPHKPADAHQRRRALLADQEVAFSRAPAVYRRLFVPNPLDIPDFYCERSQVEHDLLASAERWARGAPEVALVSGPRGSGKRSLVRHLFPARLYALMPEPGELHLKTLNLGSFPRDEAAICQALYEAFELEGTAPTDFAGLGEHLRGALSGRHVVVLEACEHVFLRTEEGMERARAFFEMVQQSAGPIFWVLLMELASAEFLCAHLDLERALTARAELPASDSGWLEAMIMARHRVSGFDLHFESPPRGRLERLVRLQWRTPGQESARREFFEALAEHSRHNPEAALLRWLRAVRPDPLNDARVLVCPFDVRRLDVLQERPLSQRLLLAALLTHGSLSVPQAHRVLGRSVDGLRVELEALRREGFVETLLDRPDELRLRAPACAPVAAELRGQNLI, encoded by the coding sequence ATGCGCCATCTGCTGACGCTCTTCATCGTGGTGGCCCTGCTGGTGGTGGGATCGATGCTCCCGGGCACGTTGGGAGGCCCCTGGCTGCCCGCCGAGGAGCTGGTAGCCATCGGCCTGATGCTTCTGCTGGCCTACGTCGCCGGAGAGCTCTTGAGGCGCCTGGGGTTGCCGGCATTGCTGGGGTACATCGGCACAGGGATCGTGCTGGGGTCCGGCCTGGCCGAGCTCTGGCCGGGCTTTGAGCCCCTGACCCTCATCACTCCCGAGGTCATCACCGACCTGGGAGGCGTTCAGATCCTGGTGGTCGGTCTCATCGGGATGCTCGCCGGGGGTAAAGTGCGCCTCTCGGAGCTGGGGGCGCAGGGGCGGCTGGTCGCCCGGGTTACCGGCGCGGTGCTGGTGACGGTCATCCCACTCACCACGCTGGCGGCATTGTTGGCCCTGGAGGTGTTCCCCGACGCGCTGGCGCTCTTGGCCACCGAGCCGCGGGCCACCCGCGTGATGATCGCGCTCTTTTTCGGGGTGCTGGCCTTCGGGCTGAGTCCGAGCACCACGATCGCGCTTATCCAGGACCTGCGCGCCCGGGGCCCCCTGAGCACCGCCACGCTCAGTGTGGTGATTGTCGGGGAGTTTCTGCTCTTCGGGCTCTTTGCCGTGCTGCTGGCCGGCGCCCGGGTGGCCGTGGTCCCCGGTCCGCTGACCACCGGCGGTCTGGCCGGAGTGCTGCCCAGGCTGGGGCTGGAACTCGTGCTCTCGCTGGGACTGGGCATCGCGTTGGGCGTGGCCGTGGCCAGCTGGGTGCGCCTGGTGCGCCGCGAAGTGCTGATCTTTATGATCCTGGCGATTTTTTTAACCTATCTGGGGGCGCTTCGCCTGGAGGCCGAGCCCACGCTGGTCTTTCTGGTCGCGGGCTTCTTTGTGCAGAACGCCACCGCCGGCGGTCGCGCTATGGTGCGGGCCCTGGAGCAGGTGGCGCTGCCCGTCTTTGTGGTCTACTTCGCCACGGTGGCCGCCGGCTTCGACCTTCAGGCTGCCTTGAGCTACCTGCCCCTGGTGCTGGTCCTGATCGCCGCTCGTCTGGGGGCCTTGATGCTGGCCACGCGCCGCGCCTGTGCCCGGGCCATCGATACGCGGCCGGGCCTGGCCTACATGCCCGGCGCGCTGCTGGCGCAGGACGCCGTGGTCCTGGTGCTGGCCGGGGTCGTGGCGGTGAATTTCCCGCCGTGGGGGCCGACCTTCCAGAGCGTGATCATGGCCACGGTCATCGTGTACCTGACGGTGGGGCCCATTGCGCTCAAAGTGGCGCTGGATCGCGCCGGCGAAACCAGGCCTGCCCGCGGTCTGCGCGAAGAGCGGGTGCTGGGCCTTGAGGAGTTTGAGCTGCTGGAGCCCATCGAACTCGTGGAGTGCCTGCCGCCTCCCGAGTTCGACGACGCCTGGCTGCGCGGTCATATCGACGACCTGCGCCGCGCGCTCCTCGACCGCGCCGAGGCCACCTTTCAGGGGCCGGTGCGCGCCCAACGCGACGGCCTCATCGACGCCCTCATCGAGTTTGAGGCCGTGGTGGATCACCTCCTCCAGGACTTGCAGCGCTGGCAGCAAAGCATCGACGATCCACCCGGGGAACTGGCGAGCGAACATGCCCTGGAAGCGCTGCGGGGTGTGCAGCGCGCCCATGGCGAGCGGGTGCACCAGGTCTATGAGCGCGTGCTCAGCGTCGAGGGCACGCCCCTGAACGCCCGGGCGCTGGAGGGCTTTTTCGACGCCCTGCACGCCATGGAAGATCGGCAGAGCCTCTATCGTATTGAGCGTGAGCGCGAGCTGGAGGTCGTCCGTCCCACCGACGGCCGAGTGCTGCGCGTGGTGAAGGCCGGGCGCCGGGTGCGCCGCAAGATCTTCGGTGCCGGCTACCGCACCGTGCCCGTGGGGCGGCTGTGGCGCTACTACGTCGAACTCTCGCTGCCTGTGCAGCTCCTGGAGGTCACGCCGGCGGTGGCCGGGCAGTACGAAGCGCTCTGGCGGGCGATCTGGGCGCATCTGCGCAGCGTCGACACCTTTTTAGAGGACCTGGCCCGCGGCCTGGAGCCCGCCGAGTCCGACACTGAGGCGCCTCAGACCCGGGCATCGGAGACCTCGGCCCACGCGCTGAACCTCTTCGAAGAGGTGTTTGCCGAGCGCCACGCCGAACTCGCCCACCAGACGCGCCGGTGCGCGGAGGTGAGCCTGAAGGGCTTTGGTCAGAGTCTGGCGCATGTGTACGGCGCCTTTGTCCAGGGGGCGGCGCGCGCGGGCACCTCCGAGTTGCCCGCGTTGCGCTACCGTCCCTCCTCGCGTTTTGACGCTGCGCGGCGCGCCACGGTGCGCCTGCGCGAGCGCCTGCGTCGCCTGGAAACCATCACCCGGGGTTACCGCGCCTGGGTGCGCCTGGATCACCACGTCTCCAGCTTTGTGCAGTGGTCGCAGGGCTACCGGGTGCGCGCCGAACGCGCCGCGCGGCGCGCCCTGGGAGGGGGCTGGCACGCCCAGCTTGAGCGCCTGGAAGAGGCGCTCGAAGAGAGCCGCGATCAGGCGCTCAAGACCGAAGACGCCGCCTCCTCGGTGAGCTGGGAAGAGCACTACACCCGCGAACTCCGACCGCCCCTGCTGGGGGCGCGCCGCGCTCAGGAGCACCTGCTGGCCCGCGCCCGCCAGGGCCGCGACACCCGCGAGCTCAGCGAGCTGGTCGAGGCCCGCATCGAGCGCCTTCCGGTGAGCCTGGCCGTGCTCAGCGCCGACCCTCAACGCACTCTGGCAGCCAACGCGCCCCATTATGAGCTGCCCTTACGCCACTGGATCAGCTCCCAGGTTGGTCGCGAGGTCGCCCTGCGGGTGGTCGACTTCAACGAACGCGCCGCGCGCTGCATTGAGGCGCGACAGGTCGCGTTGGCCGGCGTGGAACAGCTTTTGGAGTTTCACCTGGTCACCTCCCGTCGCGCCGCGTCTGGCCCGACCCTCACGGGAGCCCCCGGGCCGGGGGCGTCGGCCGCCTCCCCGGGCCCGGCGGAGGCCGGGCGCCAGGGGGTGGAGCGCGCGCTTCGCGCGCTTACGAAGGCTCGGGAGCAGGCCGAGCGCGATGAGCAGGAGCTGATCCGCTGGTTCCTGGTGGAGTGGGACCGCCTGATCGACCGGGCATTGAGCCCCATCGAGGAGCGCCGCCTGACCGAGATGCAGCGCGAACTCGCGCGCCAGGGGGCCGCTTCGTTTGTCGCCCGCGGGGAGTCGCTGGCCAGCGAACTCCTGGCCCCGGCGCTTCGCTGGTACCGGGTGCTGCGCGCCCGGGTGGGGCAGGGCGCCCACGAGCTGCGAGACGAATGGAATCGTCTGCTCGGCGCCCCCCATAAACCTGCCGACGCCCATCAGCGCCGCCGGGCGCTCCTGGCCGACCAGGAGGTAGCCTTCTCCCGGGCGCCGGCGGTCTATCGTCGCCTCTTCGTGCCCAACCCCCTCGATATCCCGGACTTCTACTGCGAGCGCAGCCAGGTCGAGCACGACCTGCTGGCATCCGCCGAGCGCTGGGCCCGGGGCGCTCCCGAGGTCGCGCTGGTCAGCGGCCCCCGGGGCAGCGGCAAGCGCAGCCTGGTGCGCCACCTCTTTCCCGCGCGTCTCTACGCCCTGATGCCCGAGCCCGGCGAACTTCACCTGAAAACCCTCAACCTGGGCTCGTTCCCGCGCGACGAGGCCGCCATCTGCCAGGCGCTCTACGAGGCGTTCGAGCTTGAGGGCACCGCTCCCACCGACTTCGCCGGGCTCGGAGAACACCTGCGGGGAGCGCTCTCCGGCCGGCACGTCGTGGTCCTGGAGGCCTGCGAGCACGTCTTCTTGCGGACCGAAGAGGGGATGGAGCGCGCCCGCGCCTTCTTTGAGATGGTGCAGCAGAGCGCCGGCCCGATCTTCTGGGTGCTTTTGATGGAGCTGGCGAGCGCCGAGTTTCTTTGCGCCCATCTGGATCTGGAGCGCGCGCTCACCGCGCGTGCGGAGCTTCCGGCCAGTGATTCGGGCTGGCTCGAGGCGATGATCATGGCTCGCCATCGCGTCAGCGGGTTTGACCTGCACTTTGAAAGCCCGCCGCGCGGCCGTCTGGAGCGTCTGGTGCGCCTGCAATGGCGCACCCCCGGTCAGGAGAGCGCGCGCCGCGAGTTCTTCGAGGCGCTGGCCGAGCACAGCCGCCACAACCCCGAGGCCGCGCTGCTGCGCTGGCTGCGCGCGGTGCGCCCCGATCCCCTCAACGATGCCCGCGTGCTCGTGTGCCCCTTCGATGTCCGGCGCCTCGACGTGCTCCAGGAGCGCCCCCTCTCCCAACGCCTGCTCCTGGCGGCGCTCCTCACCCACGGCAGCCTCAGTGTGCCTCAGGCCCACCGCGTGCTGGGGCGCTCCGTCGATGGGTTACGCGTCGAGCTCGAAGCGCTGCGTCGCGAGGGCTTTGTGGAAACCCTGCTCGACCGCCCCGATGAACTCCGACTGCGCGCCCCGGCCTGCGCCCCGGTGGCCGCGGAGCTGCGCGGGCAGAACCTGATCTGA
- a CDS encoding cation:proton antiporter: MEELLHHFETPFSDPVLIFAVVMMMLLVAPLAVQKLKLPEIIGLLLAGVIVGPNALGLLERDATFQLLGTVGLLYIMFTAGLEIDLNRFAKYRNHSLVFGFITFLVPQTLGTLAGMYILGLDFMVAILLASMFASHTLLAYPVISRLGMSKSNAVTATVGGTVITDTAALLVLAVVMGSTRGSLDMSFWLTLIIGLSVYIFLVFWSIPRVGRWFFRRVGSQGVLEYVFVLAVVFLAAFLAELAGVEAIIGAFMAGLALNRLVPESSTLMNRIEFVGNALFVPFFLISVGMLVDVRVLFSGADALVVAATMVGAALSSKWLAAMLTRKILGYSADEGMVIFGLSAAQAAATLAVVLVAFDVGLFDESVLNGTIVMIAVTCFVSPLVTERYGRRMALTQEREGPGEEEAPQRFAVPMAYAANAQALLDFTFLVREHGSEEPVFPLSVVPEDGDTAQTVATAERMLSAAVVHGASAEVPVVPVTRLAHNPASGIARAVLERRVSDIVVGWRGPSEDRRAPLGRVTEELIAQTEQQVFVCHLTQPINTVGRVIIVFPPLIEYHPGYTRAIRDLKRLTNATGALLTGLCLKDEMRRIRSRFDSLKPEIASSFVGFNTMEDLVQTLERRVEDNDLLVFLSARRGTLPWSPELESLPTRLGSLASYSSCFVILSDIDIANLPLPREEGLAEAFKARRVLTEMPQNGEREIVDALLKSHFDDDAPARRQVVLDALLRDDPGFSRELADGVMLLNARSEEVQRPLVFVGCSPEGFATEAHPGARVHLVIVALSPEEADLQEHLERFSKLGQLATRVLDPAALAALDSPNEVLEELKRLIRSPQATFPDVRAAPQTS; the protein is encoded by the coding sequence ATGGAAGAACTTCTCCACCACTTTGAAACGCCCTTCTCCGACCCGGTGCTGATCTTTGCCGTGGTCATGATGATGTTGCTGGTGGCGCCGCTGGCGGTCCAAAAACTCAAGCTCCCCGAGATCATTGGCCTGCTCCTGGCCGGCGTGATCGTGGGCCCCAACGCCCTGGGGCTGCTGGAGCGCGATGCGACCTTTCAGCTCCTGGGCACGGTGGGCCTGCTCTACATCATGTTCACCGCCGGGCTGGAGATCGATCTTAACCGCTTTGCCAAGTATCGAAACCACAGCCTGGTCTTTGGCTTCATTACCTTTCTGGTGCCTCAAACTCTGGGAACGCTGGCCGGGATGTACATTCTGGGGCTCGACTTCATGGTGGCGATCCTGCTCGCCAGCATGTTTGCCTCCCACACCCTGCTGGCCTACCCGGTGATCAGCCGGCTGGGGATGAGCAAATCCAACGCGGTCACAGCCACGGTGGGCGGCACCGTGATCACCGACACCGCCGCGCTCCTGGTGCTGGCGGTTGTGATGGGCTCCACCCGGGGCTCGCTGGACATGAGCTTCTGGCTGACGCTGATCATCGGGTTGAGCGTCTACATCTTCCTGGTCTTTTGGAGCATCCCGCGGGTGGGGCGCTGGTTCTTTCGCCGCGTCGGCAGCCAGGGGGTGCTGGAGTACGTCTTTGTGCTGGCGGTGGTGTTTCTGGCGGCCTTTCTGGCGGAGCTGGCCGGGGTGGAGGCCATCATCGGAGCCTTTATGGCCGGGCTTGCGCTCAATCGCCTCGTGCCGGAATCCAGCACCCTGATGAACCGGATTGAGTTTGTGGGCAACGCGCTCTTTGTGCCCTTTTTCCTCATCTCGGTCGGGATGCTGGTCGACGTGCGCGTGCTCTTTAGCGGCGCCGACGCGCTGGTGGTGGCCGCCACGATGGTGGGCGCGGCGTTGAGCTCGAAGTGGCTGGCCGCGATGCTCACCCGCAAGATTCTGGGCTACAGCGCCGATGAAGGCATGGTGATCTTCGGGCTCTCGGCGGCCCAGGCCGCGGCCACCCTGGCGGTGGTGCTGGTGGCCTTCGACGTGGGGCTCTTTGATGAGTCGGTGCTCAACGGCACCATCGTCATGATCGCGGTGACCTGCTTTGTCTCTCCCCTGGTGACCGAGCGCTACGGGCGGCGCATGGCGCTGACGCAGGAGCGAGAGGGGCCCGGCGAAGAGGAGGCGCCACAGCGCTTCGCAGTCCCGATGGCCTATGCGGCCAACGCCCAGGCTCTGCTCGACTTTACCTTTCTGGTGCGGGAGCACGGCTCCGAAGAGCCGGTCTTCCCCCTGTCGGTGGTGCCCGAAGACGGCGACACCGCGCAGACGGTGGCCACCGCCGAGCGCATGCTCTCGGCGGCCGTGGTGCACGGCGCCTCGGCCGAGGTCCCGGTGGTACCGGTCACGCGCCTGGCGCATAACCCGGCCTCGGGCATCGCCCGGGCGGTGCTGGAGCGCCGCGTCTCGGACATCGTCGTCGGCTGGCGCGGCCCCTCCGAGGATCGCCGGGCCCCGCTGGGGCGCGTGACCGAAGAGCTGATCGCACAGACCGAACAGCAGGTCTTTGTCTGCCACCTCACCCAGCCGATCAACACCGTGGGGCGCGTGATCATCGTCTTCCCTCCCCTCATCGAGTACCACCCGGGCTACACCCGGGCGATCCGCGACCTCAAACGCCTGACCAACGCCACCGGCGCCCTGCTGACCGGGCTCTGCCTCAAAGATGAGATGCGCCGCATCCGTTCGCGCTTCGATAGCCTGAAGCCCGAGATCGCCTCTTCTTTTGTGGGCTTCAACACCATGGAAGATCTGGTGCAGACCCTGGAGCGCCGTGTCGAAGACAACGATCTCCTGGTCTTTCTGAGCGCGCGGCGCGGCACCCTGCCCTGGTCCCCCGAGTTGGAGTCCCTCCCCACTCGCCTGGGCAGCCTGGCGAGCTACTCCAGCTGCTTTGTGATCCTCTCTGACATCGACATCGCCAACCTTCCCCTGCCCCGGGAAGAGGGATTGGCCGAGGCATTTAAAGCGCGCCGGGTGCTCACCGAGATGCCCCAAAACGGCGAGCGTGAGATCGTCGACGCGCTCCTCAAAAGCCATTTCGATGACGACGCTCCCGCGCGGCGCCAGGTCGTGCTCGACGCCCTGCTACGCGACGATCCCGGGTTCTCTCGGGAGCTGGCCGACGGGGTGATGTTGCTCAACGCACGCAGCGAGGAGGTGCAGCGCCCGCTGGTGTTTGTGGGCTGCTCCCCAGAAGGGTTTGCCACCGAGGCCCACCCGGGCGCGCGCGTCCACCTTGTGATCGTTGCGCTGAGTCCGGAGGAGGCTGACCTTCAAGAGCACCTGGAGCGCTTCTCCAAGCTGGGCCAGTTGGCCACCCGGGTGCTCGACCCGGCCGCGCTGGCCGCGCTGGACTCTCCAAACGAAGTGCTCGAAGAGCTCAAGCGCCTGATTCGTTCCCCTCAAGCCACCTTCCCTGATGTGCGCGCCGCCCCCCAGACCTCGTAG
- a CDS encoding PEGA domain-containing protein → MSRFALMQGTLLLAAMLLGSVTAQAQPSVALEAVVFEVEGADLDAAFLSDLSAVLRDQALQHPRYALVSATPLQRAEVAVVVGCEPETTECLSQIADFVEARVLISGHVRREGDAFRLSVSIFDRDGDKGPVQVERRLAADDPVLRFRQQVERVFAELTPDERTRLSIRAAASADEIRIDGVMVGRGLVERDTLPPGTYQVEIHREGALPYTREVELKVGEPVSIEVPAALASETPAPREEAASTDPAIAVASSAPASTAMVAPPVPARQRSLLGAYSSLGVGVVALGGAGLMVGLMRGVEDDIAAEIAQGDISPARYNDLLRRGESYETAQWVLLGVGVGATALGVGWMLVSYAGDEPGLAFHVGPGSLALSGRF, encoded by the coding sequence ATGAGTCGCTTTGCTCTGATGCAGGGGACGCTACTACTTGCTGCTATGTTGCTCGGGAGTGTCACGGCCCAGGCCCAACCCTCGGTAGCGCTGGAGGCCGTGGTGTTTGAGGTGGAGGGCGCCGATCTGGACGCGGCCTTCTTGAGTGATCTGAGCGCGGTGTTGCGCGACCAGGCGCTGCAGCATCCGCGCTATGCCCTGGTCAGCGCCACGCCCCTTCAACGCGCCGAAGTCGCCGTGGTGGTCGGATGTGAGCCGGAGACCACCGAGTGCCTCAGCCAGATTGCCGATTTTGTCGAAGCCCGGGTGTTGATCTCGGGCCATGTGCGGCGAGAGGGCGACGCGTTCAGGTTGAGCGTTTCGATCTTTGATCGCGACGGCGATAAGGGGCCGGTGCAGGTGGAGCGTCGCCTGGCCGCCGACGATCCGGTGCTGCGATTCCGCCAGCAGGTGGAGCGCGTGTTTGCCGAGCTGACCCCTGATGAGCGCACGCGCCTGAGCATTCGCGCTGCGGCGTCCGCCGACGAAATTCGCATCGACGGCGTGATGGTGGGCCGGGGCCTGGTGGAGCGTGACACGCTTCCGCCCGGCACCTACCAGGTGGAGATTCATCGCGAGGGCGCGCTGCCCTACACCCGTGAGGTGGAGTTGAAGGTTGGTGAGCCGGTGAGCATCGAGGTTCCGGCAGCGCTTGCCAGCGAGACCCCGGCGCCTCGGGAGGAGGCGGCCAGCACCGACCCTGCGATCGCTGTGGCCTCCTCGGCACCGGCGAGCACGGCGATGGTGGCGCCTCCGGTGCCCGCTCGTCAGCGCTCTCTGCTGGGGGCGTACTCCTCGTTGGGAGTCGGGGTGGTGGCCCTGGGGGGCGCCGGGCTGATGGTCGGGTTGATGCGCGGGGTTGAAGACGATATCGCCGCCGAAATCGCGCAGGGCGACATTTCACCGGCTCGCTACAATGACCTGCTGCGCCGTGGCGAGAGCTATGAGACCGCGCAGTGGGTGCTCCTGGGCGTGGGCGTGGGAGCGACTGCGCTGGGAGTTGGCTGGATGCTCGTTAGCTATGCGGGCGATGAGCCCGGACTGGCGTTCCACGTGGGGCCGGGGAGCCTGGCGCTGAGCGGGCGCTTCTAG